The Monomorium pharaonis isolate MP-MQ-018 chromosome 5, ASM1337386v2, whole genome shotgun sequence genome includes a window with the following:
- the LOC118645794 gene encoding uncharacterized protein LOC118645794: MTDILNIGDEPIFDDRIVKIETHTYNPFANTTFGHSDEIRIPIHQQDLYTLPFESFLYIEGKVTINKPAEGFSVVLGNNFVAFMFDEIRYELDGVEIDRNRNVGITSTLKNYATVSSDKNVILRNAGWISGWDVNGYFNYCVPLNMLLGFCEDYRRVVINARHELILIRARNDNNSLMGSSELEPTIDIFKIQWRMPHVLLNEIHKLSMLRTLESGRYLSMAFRSWDLYEFPLLQQTTKHSWAIKTATQLEKPRYVIFALQTGRKNIVSEDPSRFDHCKLTNVKLYLNSECYPYDDMNLDFDKNKWAILYDMYARFCKGYYGYEYLEPNLTTSTFLLNGPFVIIDCSRQNESVKSATVDVRIEFECKENVSMNTTAYCLIIHDRVVQYNPLTNVVRKIT, encoded by the coding sequence ATGACTGACATTCTAAACATCGGAGACGAGCCGATCTTCGATGATCGCATCGTCAAGATCGAGACTCATACGTACAATCCGTTTGCCAACACAACGTTCGGGCACAGCGACGAAATACGAATACCCATACACCAACAGGATCTGTACACATTGCCGTTCGAAAGTTTTCTATACATCGAGGGAAAAGTGACAATAAACAAACCAGCCGAGGGATTTTCGGTGGTACtgggaaataattttgtcgcgTTCATGTTCGATGAGATTCGATACGAACTCGACGGTGTAgaaattgatcgcaacagaaatgttggaataaccagcacACTGAAAAACTATGCAACTGTGTCGTCAGACAAAAACGTGATTCTGAGGAACGCAGGATGGATTTCGGGTTGGGACGTGAAtggatactttaattattgcgTACCACTCAACATGCTGTTGGGGTTTTGCGAGGATTACAGACGCGTGGTGATCAACGCTCGTCacgagttaattttaatacgtgCGCGTAACGATAACAACAGTCTAATGGGAAGTTCGGAGTTGGAACCCACGATTGATATATTCAAGATACAATGGCGCATGCCTCACGTACTGCTGAACGAGATACATAAGTTGTCGATGCTGCGTACTCTGGAGAGCGGACGGTACCTGAGCATGGCTTTTCGTTCGTGGGATCTGTACGAGTTTCCACTATTGCAGCAAACAACTAAGCATTCGTGGGCCATCAAGACCGCTACTCAGCTTGAGAAGCCACGATATGTTATCTTTGCTCTGCAGACGGGTCGAAAGAACATTGTGTCCGAGGATCCAAGCCGATTCGATCATTGCAAATTGACAAACGTGAAACTGTATCTGAACTCGGAATGTTATCCATACGACGATATGAACttggatttcgataaaaataaatgggcGATTCTGTACGACATGTACGCGCGTTTCTGCAAGGGTTATTATGGATACGAGTATCTCGAGCCGAACCTCACCACTTCAACTTTTCTACTTAACGGTCCATTCGTAATCATCGATTGCTCTCGACAAAATGAATCGGTCAAGAGCGCAACCGTGGACGTGCGCATAGAATTTGAATGCAAAGAGAATGTGTCGATGAATACCACCGCGTACTGCCTCATCATACACGACCGCGTGGTTCAGTACAACCCGTTGACAAACGTTGTGCGCAAAATCACCTAA